The DNA window ACATCAATAGGATCAAGCCCAGCATTCTCGGCAAGAGTTCGAGGAATCACTTCAAGTGCCTGGGCATACGCTTCTACCGCAAGTTGTTCGCGACCTTGTAACGTACGCGCAAAACCTCGCAATGAACAAGATAATTCCATCTCCATTGAACCTGCTCCAGCAATCACAAACCCGTCACGTAATGCAGCAGAAAGATCGCCTAACGCATCTTCTACAGCACGTTTGATCTCATCAGCAACATGACTCGTTCCCCCTCGAACAAGCAGCGTCACGGTTTTAGGGTCAGGACATTCTTCTACAAAAAGTATCTCTTCATTTGCAATCTTTTCTTGGCGTACACAACCTGCGCTTCCTAGATCCGCAGGACTCAACTCTTTCCAACTACTCACGATGTGACCACCCGTAGCTCGTGCCAATCGTTCCATATCACTTTTAGTAACTCGTCTAACGGCCAGAATTCCTCGTTTCGCAAAAAAGTGCTGCACTAAATCATCAACACCACGTTGACATAAAACGACATTCGCACCACTTTGTGCAATCACATTTACCATCTCTCGCAACAAATGCTCTTCACGATCAAGAAATGCATGCAATTGGGTAGGATCATTGATTTGAATTTTCGCATCAATTTCAGTATTTTTTATCTCAAGTGGACAATCCAGCAATGCCACTCGCGCAATATCAACACGACGCGGCATAGAACTATGGGCTCTCTCTTTATCTAAAACAACCCCTCTCACTAATGAACTCGCAAGCGGACTCTCTCCCGTCATTTTTTCAATCTTGATACTCTCAATAATATCCGTATTATCAACAGCAGAACTCGCCACATGATTGACTGCTTCAAGTAAAAGATTCGCTAAATGATCTCGATGTGCTTCGGCGCCTTTGCCCGTCATGGCAGTACACACGATGCTATGTAAAACATCATGATGTTGCAACGTTACTGGTTTAGCATGAGATCGTAATAACGTCTGCGCAAACCCCTCTGCCGCACGATACCCCTTTGCAATAATCGTTGGATGAATATTTTGATCTAGTAACTCCTCAGCTTTACGTAACAACTCTCCTGCAATCACCGCAACCGTGGTAGTCCCGTCGCCCACTACTTGCTCTTGTGTTTTAGCAACTTCAACCACCATACGCGCAGCTGGATGTTCCACATTCATCTCACGCAGAATCGTTACACCATCATTAGTAACAGTAACATCACCGCTCGCATCGACAATCATCTTATCCATCCCTTTTGGACCTAATGTTGTACGCACAGCATCAGCAACAGCTTTTGCTGCCGCAATGTTATTACGTTGCGCATCACGTCCTGCAGATCGTTTTGTATCTTCTGGAAGAATAAATATTGGTTGAATTGGCTGTGTCATAATTGTAAAACCCCACCTAGATGAACAGGGCTACAAAGTTTTTATAAAGATTATGTGGAAAAATGAGATGAATGGACAACCTAGTTACGACTGCACAATATGTTCCGGATAATAAGTACGTTGTTTCAAAATCCCCCCTTTATACTACTAATTTGGAAGGATGTGTGGCAATAGGACTCGGTGCTGGTACAACACTGGGCTTATGGCATTGTCATGCTGCTGATATTATAAAAAATACTGCCCATCTAGGACTTCAAGAATTCCTTCTAGAACTCGAAAAACAGAGCCATCTCTCAAGAAGATTTATGGTTGGATATGTAGTAGGTGGAGATTATGATCGATATGATGGAGCAAAACGTATCGCTTATTATCGTCACAATAACCTAATGTGCGAAATGGTAAGACGCCAGGGAGTAAATGTCAAAGAGAGAAAACATCCAGGAGCACTTATAGAACGAAGCCTCAAAAGCGCATTAATATATCATGAAAGTGATGAACTTCATCTCAGAACTTTGTTACATAGAAATGTTATTACTAATCCTGCAACTGCTCTTGCCAGATTGATAGAAACACACTAGTCCTTCAATTCCAAAACCCTACCACCCTAATACAACAATCTTTATTAAGCACTTCTGCCGCAAAACCTTTCAAAAAGAGGGTGAACGTATGACAACTATTACATTCTTAGGTACTGCAGGTACAAACGCTGCCGTAACCAAACAAGCTCGTGGATCGGGTGGCATTGTGATTCAATATGAAGAACTTCAATTTCATCTTGATCCTGGTCCTGGTTCAATTACTAAATGTAAAGAATACGGAATAAATCCCCACAATACTACTGCTATTTTAGTTTCAGATAATAACATCATTCATTGTAATGATATCAACATCATCATTGATGCTATGACCCATGGCGGAATTGAACGACACGGCCTAATTATGGGAAGTAAAACTGTTCTTCAAGGAACAGAAACAGGGTATCCTTTCATTACTAAATTTTATCAAAATCTTGTTGATAAAGTAATCCCTTTTGAAAAGAATCATCGAATCGGAATTGATGCTGTTGAAATCAGCGCAGTGCCATTGCAAAACCCAGATCCCAATTCTACTGGATTCAAATTTCACTTTCCCAATTTCACCATTGGTTATGTTGGTGACACTGCATTTACCAGTGAATTAAGTGAATCCTTACAAGGTTGCGATCTGTTGATTATCAATTGCCCATTTCCCGCTGACAAAGCGCAGGGTCCATCATTAGACCGAGATCGAGCTACAAAATTAGTTGCCCAAGTGCGACCTAAATTAGTAGTTTTGACCCATTTTAGCATTGATATGCTTAAAGCTGATCCTTTACAAGAAGCACGTCTTATTCAAAGCGCAACCGGAGTGCAAACCATTGCCGCAACCGATGGACTCAAGATTGCACCAGAAGGATTTAGAAGCTATAAAGCGCCAATCAAAGGCTTTGGTAATGATGTGCCAAGACCAGTTGTATAAAAATTATTTTTTTTCTGTATACTTTTTCTCACAAAAGATTTTAATCCATCTTTAGAGGAAAGTCCCCTCGTGAACCTGAAAGAAGTGCTAATTTGCCTCGTCGTGCAATTCCTCTTTCAAAAAAGTCAGCCACAGAATCATTAAGTGGATCCTGGCCCTTGCTCAATAAAGATAACCCCTCAACGACTCCTGAATCTATTGTAAGATGAGCATCAACAAACCAAGGTGGTAAATCTGGATCAATAAAAGCAAGAGTAGGCAAAGATATAGGTTTGTCAGAAACTAAACGTCGAGAAAGATTCTCAACAAGAAACTCAAAACCAGTAGAGTAATCAACAACTGCATTTTTCCAATTTTTATGCGCACTCAAAGTAAAACTATCAAAAAGCCATGCAGAGAGTCGATCTTCAAATGCATCCAGAGCATCAACTAAATAGCGAACCCTAGACGCCGAGCTCCCTCTTTTATTATCCCATAAATTTGAAGAAGTTAATGCGGTAAATATACCCTGTTCATCAACCTGCGCAGGTGTGAGATCTCGTATCTTTTGAGTATCAAAATCAAGAGGACTAAAGTACGCAGGATGTACAAATCGATCACGTCCCCAGAAATGGGAAGAATTACGGATCAACAAAGTGCCATTTTCAGGATGAGACACACGTAAATAGGAACGTCGATATTCAACTTCAACACCCCGATATTTAGCAATAAAACCAGTTCCTAACCAGTCTGTGGATGTACCTTTACTCTTATCTGAATCACGTAGTAAACGTTCCATTCCCACAACCTCAAGAAGAGAATAACTATCTCCAAAGCGCTGGGCCATAAAACGCCAGAGAGGAAAAGAAAAACTCATCACACCAGCTCTCTCGAGTGCATAAGCCACATCATCAATTTTTTCACCAAGCATCTCACCTAGATCATCATGTTGTGTAAGAGCCGATAACCACCGCTGTACTCGTTCTGGTTCATCATATCCTATGTGTAACAACGTCATAGCTTCGGCTTCATATGGAAATCTCTCACGAGACCAATGTGGACGATTTCGATCTAACTCCCCAAATAGTGTATCGGCAGTAATAGCATCTTTTTCATGAACTAAGTAAGGAACAAGACGGCTCATGGCATGATAATCAGAAAGCTCGCCGCGTATTTCACTAAGGGCTGTAGGAAGTAATTGAGAAATAGGATTAATAGTGCTCATGGTGAAGTTGTGTAAAGAGGATGAGGCGTAATTGCCTCTTGCAAAACAGCATGAGAAGGAACGTAAGGAATTTTTGCTTTGAATTCTTTTCCAGGTACAAAAA is part of the Candidatus Woesearchaeota archaeon genome and encodes:
- a CDS encoding MBL fold metallo-hydrolase, with translation MTTITFLGTAGTNAAVTKQARGSGGIVIQYEELQFHLDPGPGSITKCKEYGINPHNTTAILVSDNNIIHCNDINIIIDAMTHGGIERHGLIMGSKTVLQGTETGYPFITKFYQNLVDKVIPFEKNHRIGIDAVEISAVPLQNPDPNSTGFKFHFPNFTIGYVGDTAFTSELSESLQGCDLLIINCPFPADKAQGPSLDRDRATKLVAQVRPKLVVLTHFSIDMLKADPLQEARLIQSATGVQTIAATDGLKIAPEGFRSYKAPIKGFGNDVPRPVV
- a CDS encoding TCP-1/cpn60 chaperonin family protein, which encodes MTQPIQPIFILPEDTKRSAGRDAQRNNIAAAKAVADAVRTTLGPKGMDKMIVDASGDVTVTNDGVTILREMNVEHPAARMVVEVAKTQEQVVGDGTTTVAVIAGELLRKAEELLDQNIHPTIIAKGYRAAEGFAQTLLRSHAKPVTLQHHDVLHSIVCTAMTGKGAEAHRDHLANLLLEAVNHVASSAVDNTDIIESIKIEKMTGESPLASSLVRGVVLDKERAHSSMPRRVDIARVALLDCPLEIKNTEIDAKIQINDPTQLHAFLDREEHLLREMVNVIAQSGANVVLCQRGVDDLVQHFFAKRGILAVRRVTKSDMERLARATGGHIVSSWKELSPADLGSAGCVRQEKIANEEILFVEECPDPKTVTLLVRGGTSHVADEIKRAVEDALGDLSAALRDGFVIAGAGSMEMELSCSLRGFARTLQGREQLAVEAYAQALEVIPRTLAENAGLDPIDVLAALRAAHEQGMIWAGVNIFTGEVMDAWAAGVLEPLKVKTQALSSATQVAEMILRIDDVIMNAQAAKMTRRGPSSEMDGM